One Glutamicibacter halophytocola DNA segment encodes these proteins:
- a CDS encoding GerMN domain-containing protein, translating to MQKIPRRIGVVGIAAALVIAAGCGLSNRESSFEMPTSANAESLNLPSATDAGEQIGMATKLPIYWLENTDTGVFLYREYLPDNRHNEPVGDAIWTLLSAEPAGPHRYTHLGASDEIGVSMSSTNVITLDLPAKVFSAHLDEGLSERSIQQLVFTATAAASSSGLLVGETAPTVKILVDGQPNADVFDGYRLKDVYERNPKFMAPIWIVDPQYGTVLADGKVRINGRTTKFDIGTFYSLQKKDADGKLTVITAQKQVIPGKIEKNGAFSISERLSPGSYRLTFWGMETESDAKVGEVTSVFTVK from the coding sequence TTGCAGAAAATTCCGCGCCGAATTGGCGTTGTCGGAATTGCTGCCGCCCTCGTGATCGCCGCTGGTTGCGGCTTGAGCAATCGCGAGAGCTCCTTTGAGATGCCAACAAGCGCAAACGCCGAGTCCTTGAACCTGCCTAGTGCCACCGATGCTGGCGAACAGATCGGCATGGCAACGAAGCTGCCGATCTACTGGCTGGAAAATACGGATACCGGAGTGTTCCTGTATCGCGAGTATCTGCCGGATAACCGCCACAATGAACCCGTCGGCGACGCCATCTGGACCTTGCTGTCGGCCGAGCCTGCCGGACCGCATCGCTACACGCATCTGGGCGCATCTGACGAGATCGGCGTCTCGATGAGCAGCACCAACGTGATCACCTTGGATTTGCCCGCCAAGGTCTTCAGCGCACATCTTGATGAAGGCCTCTCGGAACGCTCGATCCAGCAGCTGGTCTTCACGGCAACGGCTGCAGCCTCCAGTTCCGGCCTTCTGGTGGGCGAAACTGCCCCGACGGTGAAGATCCTTGTTGATGGCCAGCCGAATGCTGACGTCTTTGACGGGTATCGGCTAAAAGACGTTTATGAGCGCAACCCCAAGTTCATGGCGCCGATCTGGATCGTGGATCCGCAGTACGGAACGGTACTGGCAGATGGCAAAGTGCGGATCAATGGACGAACGACCAAATTTGATATTGGAACCTTCTACTCCCTGCAGAAAAAAGACGCCGACGGCAAGCTCACGGTGATCACCGCGCAGAAGCAGGTGATCCCCGGAAAAATTGAAAAAAATGGCGCGTTCAGCATCAGCGAGCGGCTCTCCCCCGGTTCCTACCGGCTCACTTTCTGGGGCATGGAAACCGAATCGGATGCAAAAGTCGGCGAAGTGACTTCGGTCTTCACGGTTAAATAA
- a CDS encoding DUF3097 domain-containing protein, with protein MANYSWGPQDLSAPAQKKLRQVPIERGMVLEDATSGWVGEVTRTEKSGGMRIIVLEDRHGKTRSFQAGFGFYLEGEPVEMVDPVAKAAQPKTMVSASGSRAVTGLKARQARASRIWVEGKHDAELVEKVWGHDLRVEGIVVEPLHGVDDLAGAIRDFAPSPERRLGILVDHLVAGTKEARIAAEAMKVPGAAQNVLILGHPYIDVWQAIKPSTLGIKAWPVIPKGTDWKTGVLRAFGWPHESAEDIGIGWQRILSTVSHYGQLEPQLLGRIEELIDFLTTEDYGFLTIDQ; from the coding sequence GTGGCTAATTACTCCTGGGGACCGCAAGATCTCAGTGCCCCGGCACAGAAAAAACTCCGCCAGGTACCCATCGAACGCGGCATGGTTCTGGAAGATGCCACCTCAGGCTGGGTTGGCGAAGTCACGCGTACCGAGAAGTCGGGCGGCATGCGCATCATCGTGCTGGAGGACCGCCATGGCAAGACGCGCTCGTTCCAGGCCGGTTTCGGATTCTATCTCGAAGGCGAACCCGTCGAGATGGTTGATCCGGTAGCCAAAGCCGCGCAGCCCAAGACCATGGTCTCCGCTTCTGGCTCCCGGGCGGTCACCGGATTGAAGGCCCGCCAGGCACGCGCCAGCCGAATCTGGGTGGAAGGCAAGCACGATGCAGAACTCGTGGAAAAGGTTTGGGGCCACGACCTGCGTGTTGAGGGGATCGTTGTTGAACCACTGCACGGTGTTGACGACCTGGCCGGAGCCATCCGCGATTTTGCCCCTTCTCCCGAACGCCGCCTTGGCATCCTCGTTGACCACCTCGTGGCCGGCACCAAAGAGGCCCGTATTGCCGCCGAGGCCATGAAGGTCCCCGGCGCAGCACAGAACGTCCTGATTCTCGGGCACCCGTATATCGACGTCTGGCAAGCGATCAAGCCGTCGACGCTCGGAATCAAGGCCTGGCCTGTCATCCCCAAGGGTACCGACTGGAAAACCGGTGTGCTCCGCGCCTTTGGCTGGCCGCACGAATCTGCCGAGGACATCGGCATCGGCTGGCAGCGGATCCTGTCCACGGTCTCGCACTATGGGCAGCTGGAACCACAGCTTTTGGGAAGAATAGAAGAATTGATCGATTTTCTGACCACCGAAGATTACGGTTTCCTAACAATTGACCAATAG
- the dnaJ gene encoding molecular chaperone DnaJ, producing MSSHYETLGVAKDATPQEIKSAYRKLARKLHPDVNPSEDAAEQFKLVTRAYEVLSDQTKRSNYDATGDENGNGHPGFGGGGQGFGGFGDIFEQFFGGGQAQGPASRTQPGRDALITITIDLEDAVKGTVYPLEMETAVTCKTCNGTCTREGTSPVTCDICHGAGQVQRPVRSFLGQMMTVETCAACRGFGTTIPDPCLECNGEGRVREHVSKSLNVPAGVDSGTRIQLRGQGEAGPGGGPNGNLFVEVDVRRHKVFERAQTDLHAKMSLPMTAAALGCELKLETFDGEQPINVEAGAQDGDTVTLPGLGVPRLRGGKRGDIIVHLQVETPTKLDAAQRDLLEQLAKLRGEEMTAGRVEHSGGMFSRLRDKLNQR from the coding sequence GTGAGCTCGCATTACGAGACCCTGGGCGTTGCCAAGGACGCGACCCCTCAGGAAATCAAGAGTGCCTACCGGAAGCTGGCACGCAAACTGCACCCGGATGTGAATCCAAGCGAGGACGCCGCAGAGCAGTTTAAGCTTGTGACCCGCGCTTACGAGGTTCTTTCCGACCAGACCAAGCGCTCGAACTACGATGCAACTGGCGATGAGAACGGCAACGGCCACCCGGGCTTTGGCGGCGGCGGCCAAGGCTTCGGCGGGTTCGGCGACATCTTCGAGCAGTTCTTCGGCGGCGGCCAGGCCCAGGGCCCGGCATCTCGTACCCAGCCGGGCCGCGACGCGCTGATCACCATCACGATCGACTTGGAAGACGCGGTCAAGGGCACCGTCTACCCGCTGGAGATGGAAACCGCAGTCACCTGCAAGACCTGCAACGGCACGTGCACCCGCGAGGGCACCAGCCCGGTCACCTGCGATATCTGCCACGGTGCCGGACAGGTGCAGCGGCCGGTCCGCTCCTTCCTCGGCCAGATGATGACGGTGGAGACCTGTGCGGCCTGCCGCGGCTTCGGCACGACCATTCCGGACCCATGCTTGGAGTGCAACGGCGAAGGACGCGTGCGCGAGCATGTCTCGAAGTCGCTGAATGTTCCAGCAGGTGTCGATTCGGGCACCCGCATCCAGCTGCGCGGCCAGGGCGAAGCAGGCCCCGGCGGTGGACCGAATGGCAACCTGTTTGTCGAGGTCGACGTGCGCCGCCACAAGGTCTTCGAACGCGCGCAGACCGACCTGCACGCCAAGATGAGCCTCCCGATGACCGCAGCCGCACTGGGTTGCGAGCTCAAGCTGGAAACCTTCGACGGCGAACAGCCGATCAACGTGGAGGCCGGTGCGCAAGACGGCGACACCGTCACCTTGCCAGGATTGGGCGTGCCACGCCTTCGTGGTGGCAAGCGCGGCGACATCATCGTGCATCTTCAGGTGGAGACTCCGACCAAGCTGGACGCTGCACAGCGCGATCTGCTCGAGCAGCTGGCCAAGCTGCGAGGCGAGGAAATGACCGCTGGACGCGTTGAGCATTCAGGCGGCATGTTCTCGCGGCTGCGCGACAAGCTGAACCAGCGCTGA
- a CDS encoding DUF4870 domain-containing protein produces MTSRQTQSSENSRFEGSRTAALPLTPTEDRQWSTMAHFGAILGCIPSAIIFAVFRDRGAFTAQESKEAFNFTFPLTILAIALNVCTILPGIGWLFSVLAVALWVYMTVSGALAAIQANKGRPYRYKFNLRLMK; encoded by the coding sequence GTGACTTCACGCCAGACGCAGTCATCGGAGAATTCGCGCTTCGAAGGATCGCGAACCGCTGCGTTGCCGCTGACTCCAACCGAGGACCGGCAATGGTCGACCATGGCCCACTTCGGCGCCATTCTCGGCTGCATTCCGTCTGCCATTATTTTTGCGGTTTTCCGCGACCGGGGCGCATTCACCGCCCAGGAATCCAAGGAAGCCTTCAACTTCACTTTCCCGCTCACCATTCTGGCCATTGCGCTGAACGTCTGCACGATCCTGCCCGGCATCGGCTGGCTTTTCTCCGTGCTTGCCGTGGCCCTGTGGGTTTACATGACGGTTTCAGGCGCCCTTGCCGCTATCCAAGCTAACAAGGGACGCCCCTACCGCTACAAGTTCAATCTTCGCCTGATGAAGTAG
- the hemW gene encoding radical SAM family heme chaperone HemW produces MPSVLPDGDPAPADGLLPASCAHEAQGRTMSFYVHIPFCTVRCGYCDFNTYTATELGSGSSQATYAATVSKEISFAREVMDRSGQPHREIETVFFGGGTPTLLPAGDLVSVLGQIRRDFGLKPGAEITTEANPDSVTRESLQGLADGGFTRVSFGMQSAVPHVLKVLERTHDPKRVLQAVAWAREAGLEVSVDLIYGTPGESLEDWRMSIEAALSYEPDHISAYALIIEEGTKLAAQIRRGEVPNIDDDDHAEKYQMADEMFAAAGFSWYEVSNWAKTPANACQHNIAYWKGGDWWGAGPGAHSHVGGLRWWNVKHPAAYQQRIDAGISPGHGREYPDAQAVQLERTMLLTRLSSGMQISELDATGRTKVAGLIADELIDAKAAFAGTLVLTQRGRLLADLVVRELLDF; encoded by the coding sequence ATGCCATCAGTACTGCCTGACGGCGATCCGGCTCCGGCCGATGGTCTGCTCCCGGCCTCATGCGCGCATGAGGCCCAGGGGCGGACCATGTCCTTTTATGTCCATATTCCGTTCTGCACGGTGCGCTGCGGGTACTGCGATTTCAATACGTACACCGCCACCGAGCTGGGTTCGGGCTCGAGCCAGGCGACCTATGCTGCCACGGTGAGCAAGGAAATCAGCTTTGCCCGCGAGGTGATGGACCGCTCGGGCCAGCCGCACCGGGAAATTGAAACCGTCTTCTTTGGCGGCGGCACTCCGACGCTATTGCCCGCCGGCGACTTGGTATCGGTGCTCGGTCAGATTCGCCGGGACTTCGGCCTGAAGCCGGGCGCGGAAATCACTACCGAGGCCAACCCCGATTCGGTGACCCGCGAGAGCTTGCAAGGACTGGCCGACGGCGGATTCACCCGTGTTTCCTTCGGGATGCAGTCTGCTGTGCCCCATGTGCTCAAGGTCCTGGAACGAACCCATGACCCCAAGCGGGTACTCCAGGCTGTGGCATGGGCTCGCGAAGCCGGCCTTGAAGTCAGCGTCGATCTGATCTACGGCACTCCGGGGGAGAGCCTGGAAGATTGGCGCATGAGCATCGAAGCGGCGCTGAGCTACGAGCCGGACCATATTTCCGCCTATGCGCTGATCATCGAAGAGGGAACCAAGCTTGCTGCGCAAATCCGCCGTGGCGAGGTTCCCAATATCGACGATGATGACCATGCCGAGAAATACCAGATGGCTGATGAGATGTTCGCTGCCGCCGGTTTCTCCTGGTACGAAGTGAGCAATTGGGCCAAGACTCCAGCCAACGCCTGCCAGCACAATATTGCGTATTGGAAGGGCGGCGATTGGTGGGGCGCAGGACCTGGCGCCCATTCGCACGTCGGCGGCCTGCGCTGGTGGAATGTGAAGCATCCAGCTGCGTATCAGCAGCGCATTGATGCAGGGATCTCTCCCGGACACGGCCGAGAGTACCCCGATGCCCAGGCTGTCCAACTGGAGCGAACGATGCTGTTGACCCGCCTGAGTTCCGGCATGCAAATCAGTGAGCTCGATGCCACCGGGCGCACCAAGGTCGCGGGGCTGATTGCTGATGAACTGATTGATGCCAAGGCGGCTTTTGCCGGCACCTTGGTGTTAACGCAACGAGGCCGGCTGCTAGCCGACCTCGTGGTGCGAGAATTGCTCGATTTCTAG
- the hrcA gene encoding heat-inducible transcriptional repressor HrcA produces the protein MSELRRLDVLRAIVEDYVQSREPVGSKALLDRHNLGVSAATIRNDMALLEEEGLIAAPHTSSGRIPTEKGYRRFVDEIGELKPLSRAERDAINKILDDSTDLDEMLKSTVRLLARLTNQVAMIQVPHYDTASLKNLELLSLGSSQVLMVMIASNGTVDQRMMAVARLYSDAELADLKLWLLNSFEGVQLADLSGKLTRAGLNPQQQSEPLVDSVLHALEEMAQAANTQRIIMSGTANLARVEGDFPLTITPVLEALEEQVVLLKLFSELEADSRGVAVAIGTEHHYGQLSEAAVIATTYGADVRNKLGVLGPTRMNYPTSMASVRAVARYLSKILAH, from the coding sequence GTGAGTGAGCTTCGGCGTTTGGATGTTTTGCGCGCCATCGTGGAAGACTACGTCCAGTCGCGTGAACCGGTTGGTTCCAAGGCGCTGCTCGATCGGCACAATCTTGGCGTCAGTGCGGCCACGATCCGAAATGACATGGCCTTGCTGGAAGAAGAGGGCCTGATTGCTGCCCCTCACACCTCATCTGGCCGTATTCCGACCGAAAAGGGCTATCGCCGTTTTGTCGATGAGATTGGCGAGCTCAAGCCGCTGTCCAGGGCAGAACGCGATGCCATCAACAAGATCCTGGATGACTCCACCGACCTGGATGAGATGCTCAAGAGCACTGTTCGGCTCTTGGCCAGGCTGACCAATCAGGTGGCGATGATCCAGGTGCCGCACTACGACACCGCGTCGCTGAAGAACCTCGAACTGCTCAGCTTGGGCAGCTCCCAGGTGCTGATGGTCATGATTGCCTCCAACGGCACCGTGGACCAGCGCATGATGGCCGTTGCGCGCTTGTACTCGGATGCCGAATTGGCCGACCTGAAGCTGTGGCTGCTCAATAGTTTCGAGGGAGTCCAGCTCGCCGATCTGAGCGGCAAGCTGACCCGCGCCGGGCTGAACCCGCAGCAGCAATCCGAGCCATTGGTAGACAGCGTATTGCACGCCTTGGAAGAAATGGCCCAGGCAGCCAATACCCAGCGCATCATCATGTCTGGAACAGCCAACTTGGCCCGCGTGGAAGGCGACTTCCCGCTGACCATCACCCCGGTGCTCGAGGCCCTCGAAGAACAGGTCGTGCTGCTCAAGCTCTTCTCCGAGCTGGAGGCGGACTCGCGCGGCGTGGCGGTGGCCATCGGCACCGAGCATCACTACGGGCAGCTCTCGGAGGCCGCGGTGATTGCCACGACCTACGGAGCCGACGTGCGCAACAAGCTGGGTGTGCTCGGCCCGACCCGCATGAACTATCCAACATCGATGGCCTCGGTGCGGGCAGTAGCCCGCTACCTGTCAAAGATTTTGGCGCACTAG
- a CDS encoding 16S rRNA (uracil(1498)-N(3))-methyltransferase produces MSNHSFVIDPELARSSVPGDTLELSGPEAHHAVTVKRVAAGEHLDLLDGQGLRLTVEVLGTGKDLLRARVLECTQETGSDHPVTLVQALSKGERDLQAVESAVELGVLAVRPWQADRSIVRWNAAKTDKALAKWRAQVRSAQKQSRRAFEPEVLAPVHSKELAKAVAADVQAGALVLVLHEQATEPVAAHVAGWLAGAEQGQKVVMIVGPEGGISDSELESFTDAGAHAALLGQHVLRASTAGPAALVLIRHLLGEI; encoded by the coding sequence ATGAGCAACCACAGCTTCGTCATCGACCCCGAACTGGCACGAAGCTCAGTGCCGGGGGATACCTTGGAGCTCTCCGGCCCAGAGGCCCATCACGCGGTGACGGTCAAACGAGTCGCAGCAGGCGAGCACCTGGACTTGCTCGACGGCCAGGGACTTCGCCTTACTGTCGAAGTGCTGGGCACCGGCAAGGACCTGCTGCGCGCCAGGGTGCTCGAATGCACCCAGGAAACGGGCAGCGACCATCCGGTCACCCTGGTGCAGGCGCTGTCCAAGGGCGAACGTGATTTGCAAGCCGTCGAGTCAGCGGTGGAACTTGGAGTGCTTGCGGTGCGCCCGTGGCAAGCTGACCGGTCGATCGTGCGCTGGAATGCTGCCAAGACGGATAAGGCCCTGGCCAAATGGCGGGCCCAGGTCCGCTCAGCCCAGAAGCAATCGCGTCGCGCTTTCGAGCCCGAGGTTTTGGCACCGGTTCATTCCAAGGAACTAGCGAAGGCTGTTGCTGCGGATGTCCAGGCTGGGGCACTCGTTCTGGTGCTGCACGAGCAGGCCACGGAGCCGGTGGCGGCGCATGTCGCCGGCTGGCTTGCCGGGGCGGAACAGGGGCAGAAGGTTGTGATGATCGTCGGCCCTGAAGGGGGAATCTCCGATTCGGAACTGGAGTCATTCACCGATGCTGGAGCGCATGCCGCCCTGTTGGGCCAGCACGTATTGCGGGCTTCCACGGCAGGACCGGCAGCGCTGGTACTGATCCGGCATTTGCTTGGAGAAATCTGA